The Pleurocapsa minor HA4230-MV1 genome has a window encoding:
- the sppA gene encoding signal peptide peptidase SppA, whose product MIWPFNKTKKQIARIEITGAIASETRKQVLKAFKTIEEKKFPALLLRIDSPGGTVADSHEIFTALQRLQSDKDVKVVASFGNISASGGVYIGVGAKHIVSNPGTITGSIGVILRGNNLERLLDKVGVSFKVIKSGPYKDILAFDRQTTEAEEQILQQLIDVSYSQFVATVAKGRGLAEEIVRGFADGRVFTGEQALELGLVDRLGTEEDARRWAAELAGLDPDKTECFNIEEPKPLINRLIPGRSQANSGIGMAIDELQFELSTNGLPLWLYRP is encoded by the coding sequence ATGATCTGGCCGTTTAACAAAACCAAAAAACAAATTGCGCGCATTGAAATCACTGGTGCGATCGCTTCAGAGACCCGCAAACAAGTCCTCAAAGCTTTCAAAACTATTGAAGAGAAGAAGTTTCCTGCTCTACTATTGCGAATCGATTCTCCTGGCGGAACAGTAGCAGATTCTCATGAGATATTTACCGCTTTGCAACGACTACAGTCAGATAAGGACGTTAAGGTCGTTGCCAGCTTTGGTAATATTTCCGCTTCAGGTGGAGTCTATATTGGTGTGGGGGCAAAACATATTGTTTCTAATCCAGGCACAATTACAGGCAGTATTGGCGTAATTCTGCGGGGGAATAATTTAGAACGGCTTTTGGATAAAGTGGGGGTCTCTTTCAAAGTAATTAAGTCTGGGCCCTATAAGGATATCCTGGCATTTGATCGCCAGACTACTGAAGCCGAAGAACAAATTCTCCAACAGCTAATTGATGTGAGCTATAGTCAGTTTGTGGCTACCGTAGCTAAAGGACGGGGGTTAGCCGAAGAGATAGTCCGAGGCTTTGCTGATGGTCGAGTATTTACGGGAGAACAGGCTCTAGAATTGGGTTTAGTAGACCGCTTAGGTACAGAAGAAGATGCCCGTCGTTGGGCAGCAGAATTAGCTGGCTTAGACCCCGATAAAACTGAATGCTTTAATATTGAAGAACCTAAGCCTTTGATTAATCGCTTGATTCCTGGTAGAAGTCAAGCCAACTCAGGTATCGGTATGGCGATCGATGAACTTCAATTTGAACTATCTACCAATGGTTTACCACTGTGGCTCTATCGTCCGTGA